Proteins encoded within one genomic window of Lysinibacillus louembei:
- the ltrA gene encoding group II intron reverse transcriptase/maturase: MEQKSNYLKSEQELRVKQDELYNKTIEGLQQNGQAPSHKDLLELMASEATILTAIHRIKANKGSRTAGSDHKLMKPDILQADYPKVIQSVQESLRYYRPKPIKRKYIPKANSKELRPLGIPSIIDRVVQECVRLITEPILEAQFFQHSYGFRPMRDSSMASVRITDIVHITGHYWVIEGDISNFFDCVNHTVLIKKLWNMGIRDRRVLMIIKAMLKAGIMGELKENPIGTPQGGIISPLLANVYLHSFDQWVTREWENKKTQYPYAHKYKQFDRLRKTTHLKETYLVRYADDWVLITSSKRNAEKWKYRITKYLKERLKLALSEQKTLITDIRRRPIKFLGFEIKAIKGKAKNNHILVSKPNQKRLEEKVKEIHKTIKKIKGATKKDDLIHWINLINSKIRGLIQYYECTTQVNVYLHKYADKLHYAAYLKLQKHGGYKLPAKQVDNLQSVHEKYSTKIPVIEYNDLKIGVTRLDFCTWQKAKNKSPKETPYTEQGRQIYMNRTGKKPVKVRADELLSLNWSKIIRIGHKEKLYNFEYFMNRAYTFNRDKGRCRVCKEVLQGDDIYIHHISPKLPLDEVNRVPNLASMHESCHQMIHSSKDYSSVGKKKWEKILGFREKLNLV, translated from the coding sequence ATGGAACAAAAATCTAACTATCTAAAATCAGAACAAGAATTAAGAGTTAAACAGGACGAATTATACAATAAAACCATTGAAGGTTTACAACAAAATGGTCAAGCCCCAAGTCATAAGGATTTATTGGAATTGATGGCAAGCGAAGCAACAATACTTACGGCTATCCACCGCATTAAAGCAAATAAAGGAAGTCGTACTGCTGGAAGTGACCATAAACTGATGAAGCCTGATATCTTACAAGCGGATTACCCCAAAGTTATACAATCCGTACAAGAAAGCCTTCGATATTATCGTCCAAAACCAATAAAAAGAAAGTACATTCCAAAAGCCAACTCCAAAGAATTACGTCCTTTAGGCATACCTAGCATTATAGACAGGGTTGTTCAAGAATGTGTAAGACTGATTACGGAACCTATTCTAGAAGCTCAATTTTTCCAACACTCATATGGATTTAGACCTATGCGTGATTCAAGCATGGCCTCTGTTCGAATAACGGATATTGTCCATATTACGGGTCACTATTGGGTAATTGAGGGAGACATTAGTAACTTCTTCGATTGCGTTAACCATACAGTTTTGATTAAAAAACTATGGAATATGGGAATCAGGGACAGACGTGTGCTAATGATTATTAAGGCAATGCTAAAAGCAGGAATCATGGGAGAATTGAAAGAAAACCCAATTGGAACACCTCAAGGGGGAATAATTTCCCCATTACTAGCGAATGTTTACCTTCATTCATTTGACCAATGGGTGACTAGAGAATGGGAAAATAAGAAAACACAATATCCGTACGCACACAAATATAAACAGTTTGATAGATTACGGAAAACAACACATTTGAAAGAAACATACCTTGTGCGATATGCAGACGATTGGGTACTCATCACTAGCTCAAAACGTAATGCGGAAAAATGGAAGTACAGAATTACAAAATATTTAAAAGAGCGATTAAAACTAGCATTATCCGAACAAAAAACGCTCATAACAGATATTAGAAGACGACCAATAAAATTTCTCGGCTTTGAAATCAAGGCGATCAAAGGAAAAGCGAAAAATAACCACATACTCGTTAGTAAACCAAATCAAAAGCGATTGGAAGAAAAGGTAAAAGAGATTCATAAAACCATTAAGAAAATCAAAGGCGCAACCAAGAAAGATGATTTGATTCATTGGATCAATCTTATTAACTCCAAGATAAGAGGGCTCATTCAATACTATGAATGTACAACTCAAGTAAACGTGTATTTACACAAGTATGCAGACAAACTTCATTATGCGGCTTACTTAAAACTACAGAAACATGGTGGTTATAAGTTGCCTGCGAAACAAGTGGACAATTTACAGTCAGTACACGAGAAGTACAGTACTAAAATACCGGTAATAGAATATAACGATTTGAAAATTGGTGTAACTAGGTTGGATTTCTGCACGTGGCAAAAAGCTAAAAACAAAAGTCCTAAAGAAACACCATACACCGAACAAGGACGACAGATTTATATGAATAGGACTGGTAAAAAACCTGTAAAAGTAAGAGCTGATGAGCTACTTAGTTTGAATTGGTCTAAGATAATCAGAATCGGACATAAAGAAAAATTATACAACTTTGAATATTTTATGAATCGTGCCTATACTTTTAATCGAGATAAAGGAAGATGTCGAGTATGTAAAGAGGTGTTACAGGGGGATGATATCTATATACACCATATCAGCCCAAAACTACCTCTTGATGAAGTGAATCGTGTTCCAAATCTTGCTTCTATGCATGAAAGTTGTCACCAGATGATACACAGTTCGAAAGATTACTCATCGGTCGGGAAGAAAAAGTGGGAAAAAATTCTTGGTTTTAGAGAAAAGTTGAATTTAGTTTAA
- a CDS encoding rod shape-determining protein, which yields MFGIGNKDVGIDLGTANTLVFVKGKGIVLREPSVVAKNVKTGDIVAVGNDAKNMIGRTPGSIVAIRPMKDGVIADFDITTAMIQYYLKEALKNSGSNWKKPNVMICVPYGITSVEQRAVIDASRQAGAKDAFTIEEPFAAAIGANLPVWDPTGSMVVDIGGGTTEVAVISLGGIVTSESVRIGGDAMDQAIIGYIRKTYNLTIGERTAEAIKMEIGSARAEGNTASMDIRGRDLVTGLPKTIEITAQEISESLREAVSAIIDGVKRTLEQTPPELSADVMERGIVLTGGGALLQNLDKVISAETNMPVFIAEDPLDCVAIGTGKALDNIDLIRAQQLKG from the coding sequence TTGTTTGGAATTGGAAATAAGGATGTCGGGATTGACCTAGGCACAGCAAATACACTTGTTTTTGTTAAAGGAAAAGGAATCGTTTTACGTGAGCCTTCAGTAGTGGCGAAAAATGTCAAAACAGGGGACATCGTGGCGGTAGGTAATGATGCGAAAAATATGATTGGACGTACACCAGGCTCTATCGTAGCGATTCGTCCAATGAAAGATGGCGTTATCGCAGATTTTGATATTACAACAGCAATGATTCAATATTATTTAAAGGAAGCATTAAAAAACTCAGGTTCAAATTGGAAAAAACCAAATGTAATGATTTGTGTGCCATATGGCATTACATCAGTTGAACAACGCGCAGTAATTGATGCATCGCGTCAAGCAGGAGCAAAGGATGCCTTTACGATTGAAGAGCCATTTGCAGCAGCAATCGGTGCGAATTTACCTGTTTGGGACCCAACAGGTTCAATGGTTGTTGATATCGGTGGTGGTACAACGGAGGTAGCCGTTATTTCACTTGGCGGTATTGTAACAAGCGAATCTGTTCGTATCGGCGGCGATGCGATGGACCAAGCAATCATTGGCTATATTCGCAAAACATATAATTTAACGATTGGTGAGCGTACAGCTGAAGCAATTAAAATGGAAATTGGTAGTGCACGTGCAGAGGGCAATACAGCATCTATGGACATTAGAGGACGCGATCTTGTAACAGGCTTACCTAAAACAATTGAAATTACTGCACAGGAAATTTCAGAGTCTTTACGTGAAGCGGTATCGGCAATTATTGATGGTGTGAAGCGCACGTTAGAGCAAACGCCACCTGAATTATCAGCAGACGTAATGGAACGCGGAATCGTGTTAACAGGCGGTGGTGCTTTATTGCAGAACTTGGATAAAGTGATTAGCGCTGAAACAAATATGCCAGTATTTATTGCTGAAGATCCGTTAGATTGTGTGGCAATTGGGACAGGTAAGGCGTTAGATAATATCGACTTAATTCGTGCACAGCAATTAAAAGGATAA
- the mreC gene encoding rod shape-determining protein MreC, which translates to MPHFSNKKIIVLLVSTVFLVALIGFSLSNRHNATLPQQIIKDTVGFAQSLVAKPTNYITGIYGNIEALLNTYDENKRLKSRLEDFVVLQSEVDGLKSENKKLRELIDKEESLRDYQPIHATVIARNPDQWEEKIILNKGQVHGIEKNMAVMTAQGLIGKIIAVTPFTSEVELLYTNNANYRVSALVQGEKEDISGVIEGYDEERNELILKRINSSTEIKAGEQVVSSGLGGIFPKGILIGEVTEVTTEDFGLTKMAYVKPAAEFSMLENVIIAKREATAIDGSDGQGTNADLTNLPEEEGEE; encoded by the coding sequence ATGCCACATTTTTCAAATAAAAAAATTATCGTGTTGTTAGTTAGCACAGTTTTTCTAGTGGCATTGATTGGCTTCTCGTTAAGCAATCGTCATAATGCAACATTACCTCAACAAATTATTAAGGATACTGTTGGCTTTGCGCAATCACTTGTTGCAAAGCCAACAAATTACATAACGGGTATTTATGGTAATATCGAAGCTTTGTTAAATACGTATGACGAAAATAAACGTTTAAAAAGCCGATTGGAGGATTTTGTTGTTTTGCAATCGGAAGTGGATGGATTAAAGTCAGAAAATAAAAAGCTTCGAGAGCTAATTGACAAGGAAGAAAGCTTGCGAGATTATCAGCCGATTCATGCAACTGTAATTGCACGAAACCCTGATCAATGGGAAGAAAAAATTATTTTAAATAAAGGCCAAGTGCATGGGATTGAAAAAAACATGGCAGTTATGACAGCGCAAGGGTTAATTGGTAAGATTATTGCTGTGACGCCATTTACATCTGAAGTGGAACTACTTTACACAAATAATGCGAATTATCGTGTATCCGCACTTGTGCAAGGCGAAAAAGAAGATATTTCTGGTGTAATTGAAGGATATGATGAAGAGCGTAACGAATTAATTTTAAAGCGCATCAATTCTAGCACAGAAATAAAAGCTGGCGAGCAAGTCGTATCATCAGGTCTAGGTGGAATTTTCCCGAAAGGTATTTTAATTGGGGAAGTGACAGAAGTAACGACGGAAGATTTCGGCTTAACGAAAATGGCTTATGTTAAACCAGCAGCAGAATTTTCAATGCTTGAAAATGTGATTATTGCGAAACGTGAAGCAACCGCAATTGATGGCTCAGATGGTCAAGGCACGAATGCTGATTTAACCAATTTGCCTGAGGAAGAGGGAGAGGAATAG
- the mreD gene encoding rod shape-determining protein MreD: MFIRLLIPTVAVLLFLSESMFAKFSPIMLGEQLVFLVPRFLILYLIFIAIYYNRKRAVLYGLAFGILYDVFYIDIIGLYSFLYPLLCFLAGWSVKYVHQHLVITTVLAVMLVAAMEVVLYEFFFLIDFTPMTFQTFLHSRLIPTIVANLLFLAILGWAFKYVINQRVLQRARNGA; the protein is encoded by the coding sequence ATGTTTATTCGTTTACTCATTCCAACAGTTGCAGTATTATTATTTTTATCAGAGTCGATGTTTGCGAAGTTTTCACCAATTATGCTTGGTGAACAACTCGTTTTTTTGGTGCCGCGCTTTTTAATTTTATATTTAATTTTCATTGCGATTTATTATAATCGTAAACGGGCGGTATTGTATGGTCTCGCTTTTGGCATATTGTATGATGTGTTTTACATTGATATTATTGGATTATACTCATTTTTATACCCATTACTATGCTTTCTGGCGGGGTGGAGTGTGAAGTATGTTCATCAGCACTTAGTCATTACAACTGTATTGGCAGTAATGCTCGTTGCAGCGATGGAAGTCGTGCTGTACGAATTTTTCTTTTTAATAGATTTCACCCCAATGACATTCCAAACGTTTCTTCATAGTCGATTAATCCCGACAATTGTAGCCAACCTATTATTTTTAGCAATACTTGGTTGGGCATTTAAATATGTAATTAATCAACGAGTGTTACAACGTGCGCGCAATGGGGCTTAA
- a CDS encoding septum site-determining protein MinC codes for MKKQLVHIKGTKDGLILRLDDQCAYAELLEELADKASEGGIEGKLDVQLHLGTRYCTSTQKKELIQIVQQQGNLIVSKVQSDVLTIEESNQKMLQKKCDTYVGIVRSGQVLRATGDIIVLGDVNPNGRIEAGGNIYVLGRLKGIAHAGIEGNEKAVITASHFEPTHVLIADRVEVMSNEKQAVKDNAEQLCAYINESGTISYDRIQKVKEIRPSFTTFKGGS; via the coding sequence ATGAAAAAACAACTCGTCCATATTAAAGGAACGAAGGACGGTTTAATACTTCGGCTTGATGATCAATGTGCCTATGCAGAGCTTTTAGAGGAGCTAGCAGACAAAGCTTCTGAAGGTGGAATTGAAGGGAAGCTAGATGTGCAACTGCATTTAGGTACCCGTTACTGCACAAGTACACAAAAAAAAGAGCTGATTCAAATTGTGCAACAACAAGGAAATTTGATTGTATCTAAAGTACAGAGTGATGTACTAACAATTGAAGAGAGCAATCAAAAAATGCTACAAAAAAAGTGCGATACATATGTTGGCATTGTACGCTCAGGCCAAGTGCTACGAGCGACGGGCGATATTATCGTGCTTGGTGATGTCAATCCGAACGGGCGTATTGAAGCTGGCGGCAATATTTATGTCCTCGGAAGGCTAAAAGGTATTGCACATGCAGGAATAGAGGGCAATGAAAAGGCTGTTATTACGGCTTCTCATTTTGAACCAACACATGTGCTCATTGCAGATCGTGTAGAAGTAATGTCAAATGAAAAGCAAGCAGTCAAAGATAATGCCGAACAGCTATGTGCATATATTAATGAAAGTGGTACAATTTCTTATGATCGTATACAAAAGGTAAAGGAAATCCGTCCATCTTTTACAACATTTAAAGGGGGAAGCTAA
- the minD gene encoding septum site-determining protein MinD: MGEAIVITSGKGGVGKTTSSANLGTALALQGKKVCLVDTDIGLRNLDVVLGLENRIIYDLVDVIEGRCKVHQALVKDKRVDDKLFLLPAAQTTDKNAVTPEQMKSLISELKSDFDYVLIDCPAGIEQGYRNAVAGADRAIVVTTPEISAVRDADRIIGLLEQEEIEAPKLIINRVRHHLMASGDTMDITEVTTHLSIDLLGIIIDSEDVISSSNKGEPIVMDPNNKASLGYRNIARRILGESVPLMSIEPEAKGMFAKFKSLFTK, translated from the coding sequence GTGGGAGAAGCAATAGTAATCACTTCGGGAAAAGGCGGCGTAGGGAAAACGACATCGAGCGCTAACCTCGGCACTGCATTGGCTCTTCAAGGAAAAAAAGTATGCTTAGTAGATACAGATATTGGTTTGCGTAATTTAGATGTTGTGTTAGGTTTAGAAAATCGTATTATTTACGATTTAGTTGATGTCATAGAAGGTCGCTGTAAAGTGCATCAGGCACTTGTAAAGGACAAGCGAGTCGATGATAAACTTTTTTTATTACCCGCAGCTCAAACAACAGATAAAAACGCTGTGACCCCTGAGCAAATGAAGAGCTTAATTAGTGAATTAAAAAGTGATTTTGATTATGTATTAATTGATTGTCCAGCAGGTATTGAGCAAGGCTATCGCAATGCCGTAGCTGGAGCAGACCGTGCCATCGTTGTGACAACACCAGAAATTTCAGCTGTGCGCGATGCAGACCGCATTATCGGTTTGTTAGAGCAAGAGGAAATAGAGGCACCGAAGTTAATTATTAACCGTGTGCGCCATCATTTAATGGCATCAGGCGATACGATGGATATTACAGAGGTGACAACGCATTTATCTATTGATTTATTAGGTATTATTATTGATAGCGAGGATGTTATTAGCTCGTCTAATAAAGGGGAGCCAATCGTTATGGATCCAAATAATAAAGCATCTTTAGGCTATCGCAATATTGCGCGCCGTATTTTAGGTGAATCTGTACCATTAATGTCGATTGAACCAGAGGCAAAAGGCATGTTTGCGAAGTTTAAATCGTTGTTTACAAAATAA